In one Nicotiana sylvestris chromosome 8, ASM39365v2, whole genome shotgun sequence genomic region, the following are encoded:
- the LOC138875285 gene encoding uncharacterized protein, translating to MDEDEEKKGVNLLASKGLKKMIQAKEELSTEWYRIAAEQDQLVDRLLALEARITQMGEFKSQMEQSEQEKIAHNREAAQLHKELEEFKAKWAELQDVVAVVGEHESASMEKINNLEARLRSKIKEVAAVEEKRAMMEEILKKFMEQNCEHARTNTNLCQTYDIGMAENE from the exons ATGGATGAAGATGAAGAGAAGAAAGGG GTTAACCTCCTTGCCTCTAAGGGCTTGAAAAAGATGATTCAAGCTAAAGAGGAACTTTCCACCGAATGGTATCGGATCGCTGCTGAGCAAGATCAACTTGTTGACCGTCTTTTGGCTTTAGAGGCAAGAATTACTCAAATGGGTGAGTTTAAATCCCAGATGGAGCAATCTGAGCAAGAAAAAATAGCTCACAACCGAGAGGCCGCTCAACTGCATAAAGAACTTGAAGAGTTTAAGGCCAAGTGGGCTGAGCTGCAGGATGTTGTAGCTGTTGTAGGAGAACACGAGTCCGCTTCTATGGAGAAAATCAATAACTTGGAAGCACGCTTACGTTCCAAAATTAAGGAGGTTGCTGCTGTAGAGGAAAAGAGAGCTATGATGGAGGAAATTCTCAAAAAGTTTATGGAGCAGAACTGCGAACACGCGAGGACAAATACTAACCTTTGCCAGACATATGACATTGGGATGGCTGAAAATGAATAG